In Zingiber officinale cultivar Zhangliang chromosome 8B, Zo_v1.1, whole genome shotgun sequence, a single genomic region encodes these proteins:
- the LOC122014888 gene encoding gamma-tubulin complex component 5-like isoform X1 — protein sequence MLAVECSVTACGILGACLISSCVAETSNSFISKLHSSISNGLPHAEPVLTFKIDERELVQGILQMLQGFSSSSFYWDEHKQEYCLKNGIYVTHLSYTSLYNTLSQFLFAGTCLKQVEIHVQKVQSTNFSVPTLKAFANSASSWLKRLRDVVLKEEVNVGGSDSGAKATLLGLTDSLSSIHAGAELLHQIVYGAIPRAYHHTSPSASELTVHILDYLFKKLNEFCLVEGGKEEAYLMLLFFFTESLLPYLEGLDSWLYDGILDDAFEEMYFYANNEVSIDQPAFWEMSYLLRWGRWRKAKSDNVPELLTEYESSTKMRNKMSEQERVLGFTSQGRDQADIDNIVCPIFLKDIAKSIVSAGKSLQLVRHVQRDHIVSLDNNNESEQYKRMLSKGFELGSQICEHQNQCSNLEECMSFYENNHARVMGFLTLPEVFLVSLVGLLVDGDHAYRCLWSADIAREYKTLILGCNLEGRSQEGLSTKFACDKVWKKFLADVVFRRILGDSDREDYNECKISFSASPFDPERSEKATKLHRNHLQDLEAASSLGKSIFYSLCPGNPVITVSREILRQNLSSWDELNISKDFYLPPINDESLREDIFGDKDLGARLDSDSLRCPRFDRTDYALGLQFDGREHIHKQDDQRSLENLYAFPTILPFFQENSDVSDLLPFQRNSTLASKILRWFQVNKTKYTLHPAVIIQECLVAYIMKQVVHVGKQMLSRLMNDWKLMNELGVLHAIYLLGSGDLLQHFLVVTFSKLDKGDICDDDFELNAILQESIRNSSDGALLSTPDSLVVSLANSDYEETEGGNLSNSRMTQNQCFGINALDMLNFSYKVSWPLDLIVNMEALKRYNQVMGFLLKVKRAKYVLDRTRKWMWKGRGATTSNYKHHLLVEQKLLHFVNAFHQYVMDQVLHTAWSELCVGMASAGSLDEVIEVHDAYLLSIQRQCFVASDKLWALIASRVKTILGLALDFHTIQQTLSSGGAASAIKARCEMEVDRIEKQFDDCVAFLLRILSFKLNVGHFPHLADLVTRINYNYFYMSDSGNLLTVPSFDASAKPGKSAMFRD from the exons ATGCTTGCTGTTGAATGTTCTGTGACAGCTTGTGGCATATTGGGAGCATGTCTAATATCATCTTGCGTG GCTGAAACTAGTAATAGTTTCATCAGTAAGCTTCACTCCAGCATTTCAAATGGCCTTCCTCATGCAGAACCAGTTCTTACATTCAAAATAGATGAGAGGGAACTG GTTCAAGGCATACTACAAATGCTCCAGGGGTTCTCAAGTTCTTCCTTTTACTGGGATGAACATAAACAAGAATATTGCCTGAAAAATGGGATTTATGTGACACATCTATCATATACTAGTCTGTATAATACTCTGAGCCAGTTTTTGTTTGCTGGCACATGCTTGAAGCAAGTTGAGATACATGTTCAAAAGGTGCAATCTACAAATTTCAGTGTCCCTACCCTCAAAGCTTTTGCCAATTCTGCTTCTTCGTGGCTTAAG AGGTTGCGAGATGTTGTTTTGAAGGAAGAAGTCAATGTTGGTGGTTCAGATTCAGGAGCTAAAGCCACTCTCCTGGGATTGACTGATTCTTTGTCAAG TATCCATGCAGGAGCAGAGCTCCTTCATCAAATTGTCTATGGAGCAATCCCCAGAGCATATCATCACACATCACCATCTGCAAGTGAATTGACAGTTCATATTCTCGATTATCTTTTCAAAAAGTTGAATGAATTCTGTCTTGTTGAAGGTGGCAAG GAGGAGGCTTACCTTATGCTGCTTTTCTTCTTCACGGAAAGCTTGTTGCCATATCTAGAGGGGCTTGACTCATGGCTATATGATGGAATTCTTGATGATGCTTTTGAAGAG ATGTATTTTTATGCAAATAATGAAGTCAGCATTGACCAACCTGCCTTTTGGGAGATGAGCTATCTTCTTAGATGGGGAAGATGGAGGAAAGCAAAATCTGACAATGTCCCAGAGTTGTTAACCGAGTACGAGTCAAGTACAAAAATGAGAAACAAAATGAGTGAGCAAGAGCGTGTTCTAGGATTTACTTCACAAGGGAGAGACCAAGCTGATATTGATAACATAGTCTGTCCTATATTTCTGAAGGACATAGCTAAGTCCATTGTATCTGCTGGAAAATCTTTGCAATTGGTGAGACACGTTCAACGTGACCACATTGTTTCATTAGACAACAACAATGAGTCTGAGCAATATAAACGTATGCTATCAAAGGGGTTTGAGTTGGGCTCTCAAATTTGTGAGCATCAAAACCAATGCAGCAATCTTGAGGAATGCATGTCATTTTATGAAAATAACCATGCACGGGTTATGGGATTTTTGACTTTGCCAGAGGTCTTCCTAGTCTCGTTGGTTGGCTTGTTAGTTGATGGTGATCATGCTTACAGGTGTTTATGGTCTGCTGATATTGCTCGAGAATACAAGACTCTGATATTGGGATGTAATTTAGAAGGAAGAAGCCAAGAGGGTCTAAGCACTAAATTTGCCTGTGATAAAGTATGGAAAAAGTTTTTAGCTGATGTTGTATTTAGGAGGATACTTGGGGACAGTGATAGAGAGGATTATAATGAATGCAAAATAAGCTTTTCCGCATCCCCTTTTGATCCAGAAAGATCAGAAAAGGCTACAAAATTACACAGAAACCACTTGCAAGATCTTGAAGCTGCTAGTTCATTAGGAAAGAGTATATTTTACTCTTTGTGCCCTGGCAATCCAGTGATAACTGTTAGCAGGGAAATTCTGAGACAGAACTTGTCCTCTTGGGATGAACTTAACATATCAAAAGATTTCTATCTTCCACCAATTAACGATGAAAGTTTACGTGAGGACATCTTTGGTGATAAGGATCTTGGTGCAAGGCTGGATAGTGATTCATTAAGATGCCCTAGATTTGATAGAACTGACTATGCACTTGGTCTTCAATTTGATGGACGAGAACACATACACAAACAAGACGATCAAAGGAGTTTGGAAAATTTATATGCGTTTCCTACCATTCTTCCTTTTTTCCAG GAAAATTCTGATGTATCGGATCTTCTGCCTTTTCAAAGGAATAGTACCCTCGCATCAAAAATTCTCAGATGGTTTCAAGTTAATAAAACCAAGTACACACTTCACCCTGCAGTTATCATCCAAGAATGCCTTGTTGCTTATATCATGAAGCAG GTAGTTCATGTTGGTAAACAAATGTTGTCGAGGCTAATGAATGATTGGAAATTAATGAATGAGCTTGGTGTTCTTCATGCTATATATTTATTAGGCTCAG GTGATTTGTTGCAGCATTTCCTTGTAGTAACTTTTAGCAAGTTGGATAAGGGAGACATCTGTGATGATGACTTTGAGTTGAATGCCATATTGCAG GAATCAATTAGAAATTCATCTGATGGTGCTCTTCTTAGCACACCAGACTCTTTGGTTGTATCTCTGGCAAATTCTGATTATGAGGAAACTGAAGGGGGAAATCTCTCAAATTCACGAATGACACAGAATCAATGTTTTGGCATTAATGCACTAGATATGCTCAATTTCAGTTACAAG GTCTCTTGGCCACTAGACTTGATAGTTAATATGGAGGCGCTTAAGAGATATAATCAG GTTATGGGTTTCTTACTAAAGGTCAAACGTGCGAAGTATGTTCTTGATAGAACTCGAAAATGGATGTGGAAG GGCAGAGGAGCCACCACAAGCAATTACAAGCATCATTTGTTAGTAGAACAGAAGCTCCTCCATTTTGTCAATGCGTTTCATCAGTATGTCATGGATCAG GTTTTGCACACTGCATGGTCTGAACTTTGCGTTGGAATGGCATCTGCTGGTTCCCTTGATGAAGTTATAGAAGTTCATGATGCTTACCTCTTGTCTATTCAACGTCAATGCTTTGTTGCTTCAGATAAGCTT TGGGCACTGATAGCGAGTCGAGTTAAGACCATTCTTGGATTGGCACTTGACTTTCACACGATACAGCAAACACTTAGCAGCGGTGGAGCAGCTTCTGCAATCAAAGCAAGATGTGAAATGGAAGTGGATCGGATTGAGAAACAATTTGATGATTGTGTTGCCTTTCTTCTGAGG ATCCTCTCCTTTAAGCTTAATGTTGGGCATTTCCCCCATCTGGCAGACTTGGTGACTAGAATTAACTACAATTACTTCTACATGTCTGACAGTGGAAACCTTCTGACTGTACCTAGTTTTGACGCTTCTGCCAAACCAGGAAAGTCCGCTATGTTCAGAGACTGA
- the LOC122014888 gene encoding gamma-tubulin complex component 5-like isoform X2 — protein sequence MFCDSLWHIGSMSNIILRDVAQAETSNSFISKLHSSISNGLPHAEPVLTFKIDERELVQGILQMLQGFSSSSFYWDEHKQEYCLKNGIYVTHLSYTSLYNTLSQFLFAGTCLKQVEIHVQKVQSTNFSVPTLKAFANSASSWLKRLRDVVLKEEVNVGGSDSGAKATLLGLTDSLSSIHAGAELLHQIVYGAIPRAYHHTSPSASELTVHILDYLFKKLNEFCLVEGGKEEAYLMLLFFFTESLLPYLEGLDSWLYDGILDDAFEEMYFYANNEVSIDQPAFWEMSYLLRWGRWRKAKSDNVPELLTEYESSTKMRNKMSEQERVLGFTSQGRDQADIDNIVCPIFLKDIAKSIVSAGKSLQLVRHVQRDHIVSLDNNNESEQYKRMLSKGFELGSQICEHQNQCSNLEECMSFYENNHARVMGFLTLPEVFLVSLVGLLVDGDHAYRCLWSADIAREYKTLILGCNLEGRSQEGLSTKFACDKVWKKFLADVVFRRILGDSDREDYNECKISFSASPFDPERSEKATKLHRNHLQDLEAASSLGKSIFYSLCPGNPVITVSREILRQNLSSWDELNISKDFYLPPINDESLREDIFGDKDLGARLDSDSLRCPRFDRTDYALGLQFDGREHIHKQDDQRSLENLYAFPTILPFFQENSDVSDLLPFQRNSTLASKILRWFQVNKTKYTLHPAVIIQECLVAYIMKQVVHVGKQMLSRLMNDWKLMNELGVLHAIYLLGSGDLLQHFLVVTFSKLDKGDICDDDFELNAILQESIRNSSDGALLSTPDSLVVSLANSDYEETEGGNLSNSRMTQNQCFGINALDMLNFSYKVSWPLDLIVNMEALKRYNQVMGFLLKVKRAKYVLDRTRKWMWKGRGATTSNYKHHLLVEQKLLHFVNAFHQYVMDQVLHTAWSELCVGMASAGSLDEVIEVHDAYLLSIQRQCFVASDKLWALIASRVKTILGLALDFHTIQQTLSSGGAASAIKARCEMEVDRIEKQFDDCVAFLLRILSFKLNVGHFPHLADLVTRINYNYFYMSDSGNLLTVPSFDASAKPGKSAMFRD from the exons ATGTTCTGTGACAGCTTGTGGCATATTGGGAGCATGTCTAATATCATCTTGCGTG aTGTAGCACAGGCTGAAACTAGTAATAGTTTCATCAGTAAGCTTCACTCCAGCATTTCAAATGGCCTTCCTCATGCAGAACCAGTTCTTACATTCAAAATAGATGAGAGGGAACTG GTTCAAGGCATACTACAAATGCTCCAGGGGTTCTCAAGTTCTTCCTTTTACTGGGATGAACATAAACAAGAATATTGCCTGAAAAATGGGATTTATGTGACACATCTATCATATACTAGTCTGTATAATACTCTGAGCCAGTTTTTGTTTGCTGGCACATGCTTGAAGCAAGTTGAGATACATGTTCAAAAGGTGCAATCTACAAATTTCAGTGTCCCTACCCTCAAAGCTTTTGCCAATTCTGCTTCTTCGTGGCTTAAG AGGTTGCGAGATGTTGTTTTGAAGGAAGAAGTCAATGTTGGTGGTTCAGATTCAGGAGCTAAAGCCACTCTCCTGGGATTGACTGATTCTTTGTCAAG TATCCATGCAGGAGCAGAGCTCCTTCATCAAATTGTCTATGGAGCAATCCCCAGAGCATATCATCACACATCACCATCTGCAAGTGAATTGACAGTTCATATTCTCGATTATCTTTTCAAAAAGTTGAATGAATTCTGTCTTGTTGAAGGTGGCAAG GAGGAGGCTTACCTTATGCTGCTTTTCTTCTTCACGGAAAGCTTGTTGCCATATCTAGAGGGGCTTGACTCATGGCTATATGATGGAATTCTTGATGATGCTTTTGAAGAG ATGTATTTTTATGCAAATAATGAAGTCAGCATTGACCAACCTGCCTTTTGGGAGATGAGCTATCTTCTTAGATGGGGAAGATGGAGGAAAGCAAAATCTGACAATGTCCCAGAGTTGTTAACCGAGTACGAGTCAAGTACAAAAATGAGAAACAAAATGAGTGAGCAAGAGCGTGTTCTAGGATTTACTTCACAAGGGAGAGACCAAGCTGATATTGATAACATAGTCTGTCCTATATTTCTGAAGGACATAGCTAAGTCCATTGTATCTGCTGGAAAATCTTTGCAATTGGTGAGACACGTTCAACGTGACCACATTGTTTCATTAGACAACAACAATGAGTCTGAGCAATATAAACGTATGCTATCAAAGGGGTTTGAGTTGGGCTCTCAAATTTGTGAGCATCAAAACCAATGCAGCAATCTTGAGGAATGCATGTCATTTTATGAAAATAACCATGCACGGGTTATGGGATTTTTGACTTTGCCAGAGGTCTTCCTAGTCTCGTTGGTTGGCTTGTTAGTTGATGGTGATCATGCTTACAGGTGTTTATGGTCTGCTGATATTGCTCGAGAATACAAGACTCTGATATTGGGATGTAATTTAGAAGGAAGAAGCCAAGAGGGTCTAAGCACTAAATTTGCCTGTGATAAAGTATGGAAAAAGTTTTTAGCTGATGTTGTATTTAGGAGGATACTTGGGGACAGTGATAGAGAGGATTATAATGAATGCAAAATAAGCTTTTCCGCATCCCCTTTTGATCCAGAAAGATCAGAAAAGGCTACAAAATTACACAGAAACCACTTGCAAGATCTTGAAGCTGCTAGTTCATTAGGAAAGAGTATATTTTACTCTTTGTGCCCTGGCAATCCAGTGATAACTGTTAGCAGGGAAATTCTGAGACAGAACTTGTCCTCTTGGGATGAACTTAACATATCAAAAGATTTCTATCTTCCACCAATTAACGATGAAAGTTTACGTGAGGACATCTTTGGTGATAAGGATCTTGGTGCAAGGCTGGATAGTGATTCATTAAGATGCCCTAGATTTGATAGAACTGACTATGCACTTGGTCTTCAATTTGATGGACGAGAACACATACACAAACAAGACGATCAAAGGAGTTTGGAAAATTTATATGCGTTTCCTACCATTCTTCCTTTTTTCCAG GAAAATTCTGATGTATCGGATCTTCTGCCTTTTCAAAGGAATAGTACCCTCGCATCAAAAATTCTCAGATGGTTTCAAGTTAATAAAACCAAGTACACACTTCACCCTGCAGTTATCATCCAAGAATGCCTTGTTGCTTATATCATGAAGCAG GTAGTTCATGTTGGTAAACAAATGTTGTCGAGGCTAATGAATGATTGGAAATTAATGAATGAGCTTGGTGTTCTTCATGCTATATATTTATTAGGCTCAG GTGATTTGTTGCAGCATTTCCTTGTAGTAACTTTTAGCAAGTTGGATAAGGGAGACATCTGTGATGATGACTTTGAGTTGAATGCCATATTGCAG GAATCAATTAGAAATTCATCTGATGGTGCTCTTCTTAGCACACCAGACTCTTTGGTTGTATCTCTGGCAAATTCTGATTATGAGGAAACTGAAGGGGGAAATCTCTCAAATTCACGAATGACACAGAATCAATGTTTTGGCATTAATGCACTAGATATGCTCAATTTCAGTTACAAG GTCTCTTGGCCACTAGACTTGATAGTTAATATGGAGGCGCTTAAGAGATATAATCAG GTTATGGGTTTCTTACTAAAGGTCAAACGTGCGAAGTATGTTCTTGATAGAACTCGAAAATGGATGTGGAAG GGCAGAGGAGCCACCACAAGCAATTACAAGCATCATTTGTTAGTAGAACAGAAGCTCCTCCATTTTGTCAATGCGTTTCATCAGTATGTCATGGATCAG GTTTTGCACACTGCATGGTCTGAACTTTGCGTTGGAATGGCATCTGCTGGTTCCCTTGATGAAGTTATAGAAGTTCATGATGCTTACCTCTTGTCTATTCAACGTCAATGCTTTGTTGCTTCAGATAAGCTT TGGGCACTGATAGCGAGTCGAGTTAAGACCATTCTTGGATTGGCACTTGACTTTCACACGATACAGCAAACACTTAGCAGCGGTGGAGCAGCTTCTGCAATCAAAGCAAGATGTGAAATGGAAGTGGATCGGATTGAGAAACAATTTGATGATTGTGTTGCCTTTCTTCTGAGG ATCCTCTCCTTTAAGCTTAATGTTGGGCATTTCCCCCATCTGGCAGACTTGGTGACTAGAATTAACTACAATTACTTCTACATGTCTGACAGTGGAAACCTTCTGACTGTACCTAGTTTTGACGCTTCTGCCAAACCAGGAAAGTCCGCTATGTTCAGAGACTGA